Proteins found in one Agaribacterium sp. ZY112 genomic segment:
- the zigA gene encoding zinc metallochaperone GTPase ZigA codes for MQATPSRKLPVTVLSGFLGAGKTTVLSHLLNNREGKKVAVIVNDMSEINIDSSIVQSEVSLNRSEEKLVEMSNGCICCTLREDLLEEVTKLAQAGRFDYLVIESTGISEPLPVAETFTFADEHGVSLSDVADLDTMVTVVDAVNFLKDYDEAKYLQDTGESLGEEDERRVADLLVDQVEFADVILISKTDLASPSEVERLSAILKSLNTHAIIAPISKGQVDVNEVLNTGLFDFERAQQAPGWLKEMRGEHVPETEEYGIGSFSYEARKPFHPEKFHQFLHNTEQYGKLIRSKGYFWLASRPEFAGQWSQAGGVARYGFAGMFWKAVPKENWPSDEEYLESIEKQWQEPFGDMRQELVFIGQGLDQVAITQALDDCLLSEDEVLSGKTYWSSLKDPFPSWEQA; via the coding sequence ATGCAAGCGACCCCTAGTAGAAAACTACCTGTTACCGTGCTGTCAGGCTTTCTTGGCGCAGGTAAAACGACGGTATTGAGTCATCTTTTGAACAACCGTGAGGGCAAGAAAGTTGCTGTCATTGTGAATGACATGAGTGAAATCAACATTGACTCATCGATTGTTCAGAGTGAGGTTTCTTTGAATCGCAGCGAGGAAAAGCTGGTTGAGATGAGCAATGGCTGTATATGTTGCACTTTGCGTGAAGACTTGCTGGAGGAGGTGACGAAGCTTGCACAAGCTGGACGCTTTGATTATCTCGTGATCGAGTCGACGGGTATTTCAGAGCCGTTACCTGTGGCAGAAACGTTTACCTTTGCCGATGAGCATGGGGTTTCCTTATCCGATGTTGCAGATCTAGATACTATGGTAACAGTAGTGGATGCGGTTAATTTCCTTAAAGATTATGACGAAGCTAAGTACTTGCAAGATACCGGTGAGTCTTTAGGTGAGGAAGATGAGCGCCGTGTTGCTGACTTATTGGTTGATCAGGTTGAGTTTGCCGATGTTATTCTGATCAGTAAAACCGATTTGGCATCGCCGTCTGAGGTTGAACGCTTAAGTGCCATTCTTAAGAGTTTAAATACACACGCAATCATTGCCCCTATCTCTAAGGGGCAAGTTGATGTTAATGAGGTGCTTAATACGGGGTTGTTTGATTTTGAACGCGCTCAGCAGGCGCCGGGCTGGTTAAAAGAGATGCGAGGGGAGCACGTTCCCGAAACAGAAGAATACGGCATTGGCAGCTTTAGTTATGAAGCTCGTAAACCCTTTCACCCAGAAAAGTTTCACCAGTTTCTTCATAACACAGAGCAATACGGTAAGTTGATTCGCTCTAAAGGCTATTTTTGGTTGGCCTCGCGCCCTGAGTTTGCGGGGCAGTGGAGTCAAGCCGGCGGTGTTGCCCGTTATGGCTTTGCTGGTATGTTTTGGAAAGCGGTGCCTAAAGAAAACTGGCCTAGTGATGAAGAATATTTAGAATCGATTGAAAAACAGTGGCAAGAACCTTTTGGGGATATGCGCCAAGAACTCGTTTTTATAGGCCAAGGCTTGGACCAAGTAGCAATCACTCAAGCGCTTGATGACTGTTTATTGAGCGAAGATGAGGTATTGAGTGGCAAGACGTATTGGTCGTCATTAAAAGATCCCTTTCCTAGTTGGGAGCAGGCATGA
- a CDS encoding DUF1826 domain-containing protein, producing the protein MNMITTAHTLSDDSFQDNDVNTRRAAYGGEPNVFTDIYLENTNIAIWQRQLSPTLKRSVDVFLTQHTSFQTSMTVTPQSALSSVGLALGGENQKELSENITELVDMFCYLFELKRVGLRLTALDSAMCPKFHVDKVPCRLLTTFHGIATEWLPHNLVDRNKLGIGAKGKADSESGLYKHQTDIQQLSCGDVALLKGERWEGNEGAGLVHRSPALNEGERRLILTLDFSS; encoded by the coding sequence ATGAATATGATAACGACTGCCCACACCCTATCGGATGATTCATTTCAAGACAATGATGTAAATACCCGTCGTGCTGCCTATGGTGGTGAGCCAAATGTTTTTACGGATATCTATTTAGAAAATACCAATATAGCTATTTGGCAACGCCAGCTTTCACCTACATTAAAGCGCTCTGTCGATGTGTTTTTAACACAACACACATCATTTCAAACCTCAATGACGGTTACACCACAAAGCGCGCTTTCAAGTGTTGGCTTAGCCTTAGGTGGTGAAAACCAAAAAGAGTTGAGTGAAAATATTACAGAATTGGTGGATATGTTTTGTTACTTGTTTGAGCTTAAGCGAGTCGGCTTGCGCTTAACCGCTCTTGATAGTGCCATGTGCCCTAAGTTCCATGTTGATAAAGTGCCATGCCGTTTGCTCACTACATTTCACGGTATTGCAACAGAGTGGTTGCCCCATAATCTTGTTGATCGCAACAAGCTAGGTATAGGAGCTAAAGGTAAAGCAGACAGCGAATCGGGGCTTTATAAACACCAAACTGATATCCAACAGCTTAGCTGTGGCGATGTGGCTCTTTTGAAAGGGGAGCGCTGGGAAGGAAATGAAGGCGCAGGTCTGGTACACCGTTCGCCGGCTTTAAATGAAGGTGAGCGACGTTTGATATTAACGCTTGATTTTAGTTCTTGA
- a CDS encoding dockerin type I domain-containing protein, with translation MKLARIKKYTCGFPTSLLLASYTLLSASSSYAELLNTTKASNSFDGMPTNFGSYSASVSRDGSLVAYQSQADNLVNNDHNGEEDIFVYDVVNNQTERVSISNSGNEAIGGRSDLGEISAEGGHVVFLSYASNLVSNDTNGLADIFVRDRVNNSTERVNLRPGGAESMFEAREPDISGDGRFVVYVSDDDQLVANDNNGFQDVFVYDRHERTTQRINVSNTGEQANMPSFDPRISEDGSAVIFTSPASNLVPGDNNGFDDIFIYDLASSQIQRVNVNSQNIEAMNGPSFGAELSADGRFVVFTSNADNLVSNDNNGHDDIFIRDTQESTTSRVNVSSSGQQANSHSEAPSVSSNGRYVSFMSRASNLVNNDNNGFEDIFVHDRETSTTEKISELSNGAETDLPSFSPVISSNALYLVYESDSDMLVAGDNNGWSDIFVAQLDHQESGGNKIVLVPSSVNIDPLGDNSFSVDINVNASDLYGLEISCQTDANLASLYHSEYANLFDITSRLEITPQMNTPNQGDWSGSLSMMNPAPAINGSGTFATLYFTTHILESANFDISCTANAADINGQRIIMGLEDTRVVIDDGIHIPGGTRLSGNVSLPAGSEPSAILVTLTLGERSISTYADANGDYHFDSLRPGNWVVTYSNETFVSNCSVSQTTEGSDSTVADVVMYAGDVNSDGHIDIADFTVVSSLYGINDNDPNYLAAADLNRDGLINIFDLTILGSHFGLIACDPASVDPTPAPTLTFNNVIATQGVAGINTEGDVLSWQRNAASLGDYAEAIISISPEDTTQFALGLEASGDETSYFIELRNPALGNHIHLFYESSSPGGNLHVGSMIDGIPNHEDYVSSTPLSLMEFGFNQGQLTTTLNSQQYSPAVNAAGLGGNPEDWELMVRIEQSPTSAPTGTSSARLISSADMGLSLASSTWSINTP, from the coding sequence ATGAAGTTAGCTCGAATCAAAAAATACACATGTGGTTTTCCCACGTCGTTATTACTAGCCAGTTACACCCTCTTATCAGCATCAAGCAGTTACGCTGAATTACTTAATACTACAAAAGCAAGCAATAGCTTTGATGGAATGCCTACTAATTTTGGTAGTTATTCTGCAAGCGTGTCGCGAGACGGAAGCTTAGTGGCATACCAATCTCAAGCCGATAACCTAGTCAATAATGACCATAATGGCGAAGAAGACATTTTTGTATACGATGTTGTTAATAATCAAACTGAACGTGTAAGTATCAGCAATAGCGGTAATGAGGCTATAGGGGGGCGAAGTGACCTAGGTGAGATTTCAGCTGAAGGTGGGCATGTTGTCTTTTTATCTTACGCATCCAACTTAGTTTCAAACGACACAAATGGCTTAGCTGATATTTTTGTACGTGATCGAGTAAACAACAGTACCGAACGAGTTAACTTGCGACCTGGTGGTGCTGAATCGATGTTTGAAGCTCGCGAGCCAGACATATCAGGCGATGGCCGCTTTGTTGTATACGTTTCCGATGATGATCAGTTAGTTGCTAATGACAACAACGGCTTTCAGGACGTCTTTGTTTACGACAGACATGAGCGAACAACCCAGCGCATCAATGTTAGTAATACAGGCGAGCAGGCCAATATGCCTAGCTTCGACCCTAGAATTTCTGAGGATGGAAGCGCTGTTATTTTTACATCACCTGCGTCAAACCTAGTTCCCGGCGATAACAATGGCTTTGATGATATTTTTATTTATGATCTAGCATCAAGCCAAATTCAACGCGTAAATGTTAACAGCCAGAATATCGAAGCGATGAACGGTCCAAGCTTTGGTGCCGAGCTTTCTGCCGATGGCCGCTTTGTCGTCTTTACATCTAACGCAGATAACTTAGTAAGTAACGACAATAATGGACACGACGATATTTTTATTCGAGACACACAAGAATCTACTACCAGCCGAGTCAACGTGTCATCAAGTGGACAGCAAGCCAACAGTCATAGTGAAGCGCCTTCCGTTTCCAGCAATGGCCGCTATGTCAGTTTTATGTCTCGAGCGTCTAACTTAGTTAATAACGATAACAATGGATTTGAAGATATCTTTGTCCATGACCGTGAAACAAGCACAACAGAAAAAATCAGTGAATTGAGTAATGGTGCAGAAACCGACCTACCTAGTTTCTCCCCAGTTATTTCAAGTAACGCACTATATCTAGTTTATGAATCTGATTCGGATATGCTTGTCGCAGGTGATAACAATGGCTGGAGTGATATCTTCGTAGCTCAACTTGATCACCAAGAGTCTGGAGGCAATAAAATAGTATTAGTGCCCTCTTCCGTAAATATTGACCCTTTAGGGGATAATAGTTTTAGTGTTGATATCAATGTTAACGCAAGCGATTTATATGGTCTTGAAATTAGCTGCCAAACAGATGCAAACCTAGCATCGTTGTATCACAGTGAGTATGCAAATCTCTTTGATATAACAAGTCGCTTAGAGATCACACCACAAATGAATACGCCAAATCAAGGTGATTGGAGCGGCAGCCTAAGTATGATGAACCCCGCCCCCGCCATTAATGGCAGTGGTACTTTCGCCACGTTATATTTCACAACTCATATACTTGAAAGCGCAAATTTTGATATCAGCTGTACCGCCAATGCCGCCGACATTAATGGTCAACGAATTATCATGGGTCTGGAAGACACCCGAGTTGTTATTGACGACGGAATTCATATACCTGGTGGCACTCGTTTAAGCGGTAATGTCAGTCTGCCAGCCGGTAGTGAACCAAGCGCAATACTCGTTACCCTTACTTTAGGTGAGCGCTCTATTTCGACTTACGCTGATGCAAACGGCGACTACCACTTTGACTCTTTACGCCCTGGTAATTGGGTAGTCACCTACAGCAATGAAACGTTTGTGAGTAACTGCAGTGTGTCTCAAACCACAGAAGGCTCTGATAGTACGGTCGCTGATGTTGTGATGTATGCTGGTGATGTAAATAGTGATGGTCATATCGATATTGCCGACTTCACCGTCGTTTCTTCTTTATATGGAATCAATGATAACGACCCAAATTATCTCGCTGCTGCAGATTTAAATCGTGATGGGCTTATCAACATTTTTGACCTCACCATCTTAGGCAGTCACTTTGGATTAATTGCTTGTGACCCAGCCTCTGTTGATCCAACTCCAGCGCCCACGCTGACATTTAACAATGTCATAGCAACTCAAGGGGTCGCCGGTATCAATACCGAAGGCGATGTACTTAGCTGGCAGCGAAATGCTGCAAGCCTAGGTGATTATGCTGAAGCTATCATTTCCATAAGCCCTGAAGACACCACTCAATTTGCTCTTGGCTTAGAAGCCAGCGGTGATGAAACATCCTACTTTATTGAACTTAGAAACCCAGCGTTAGGAAATCATATTCATTTATTCTACGAGTCTTCAAGCCCAGGTGGAAACCTTCACGTAGGCAGTATGATTGATGGCATTCCCAATCATGAGGACTATGTTTCATCGACCCCACTTAGCCTAATGGAGTTTGGTTTTAATCAGGGGCAACTAACGACCACACTCAATAGCCAACAATATAGCCCTGCAGTTAATGCGGCAGGCCTTGGGGGTAACCCAGAGGACTGGGAGTTAATGGTGCGAATAGAGCAAAGCCCAACATCAGCGCCAACAGGAACGAGCAGTGCCCGTTTAATAAGCAGTGCAGATATGGGGTTAAGCTTAGCTAGCTCAACGTGGTCTATAAATACGCCTTAA
- a CDS encoding zinc-dependent metalloprotease family protein, translating to MLKLLWKSCLTTAVSVSLAQSALAVEVDLLLLYDDFTASRYNGDPSIVMTSWVENANQAYAESEVDIQLRLVGLEEYTPSSQSMSARLTEIRQSAEVSQLRNEYGADFVSLIASRDGNICGIGNFAVSSYAAFNVTGIQCGYLTLIHELGHNMGLGHSRRQGDRGGARYSYGLGYGVDRTFSTVMAYPQAFSSRKRLNRFSDPDRTCEGLTCGVAIGQPEQADAHTALNNVKLDVANFRQRTVDNGNGGNSLQAPSGLGATSASEDSIRLSWRDNSSEETQFVIQRSRQSDSGFTQVATAPSNSTNYIDAGLTAGTTFYYRVRALSNNAQSSWSNTTTATTKTPTTSVPAPSNLGARIASNNNIALNWKDNSRGEDYFQIQRSDDSGAEFKDIARARRGETNFLDSNLSPGTYYYRIKAHISGMDSSWSNSDSAIIVSDENPPTELLDLSKIGLQLFTNQYSRNASAYLTNNVHTLVLRNNVWLASSSMFDIDRNTILEFDYSSNVSGEIHGIGFDEDSKASSNRIFKLGGSQNWGISDYAYIGDGEIQSFQIPVGQYFTGRMKLVLANDNDKGSGNVSYFSNIRIINGESGDLLDSLDIFEFGLEYINHDTAIIYHIADIDKNTPPTLCVNDDCGTAERVNNRYEREVEIKTDQSYLIEYRTEENDSEQCVNVAIVDYTKQGAGVKGSNCK from the coding sequence ATGCTTAAACTTTTATGGAAATCTTGCCTAACCACGGCTGTCAGCGTAAGCCTTGCTCAATCTGCACTCGCCGTTGAAGTCGACCTACTGCTTTTATACGATGATTTTACTGCGTCCCGCTACAACGGTGACCCAAGTATAGTTATGACATCCTGGGTAGAAAACGCGAATCAAGCCTACGCAGAAAGTGAAGTTGATATTCAGCTTCGACTAGTTGGCTTAGAGGAATATACCCCCTCTTCTCAATCCATGTCTGCAAGATTAACCGAAATTAGACAGAGTGCTGAAGTATCTCAGTTACGTAATGAATACGGTGCTGACTTTGTATCATTAATTGCCAGCCGAGACGGTAATATATGTGGCATAGGTAATTTTGCTGTTAGCTCTTACGCTGCATTTAATGTAACGGGTATACAATGTGGTTATTTAACACTGATCCATGAACTTGGACATAATATGGGCCTTGGACACTCACGACGCCAAGGTGATCGTGGCGGAGCTCGTTACAGCTACGGTCTTGGTTATGGAGTGGATAGAACTTTTTCAACCGTTATGGCTTACCCTCAGGCTTTCAGTTCTCGAAAAAGGCTCAATCGCTTTTCCGATCCTGATCGTACATGTGAAGGCCTAACGTGTGGTGTGGCCATTGGTCAGCCCGAGCAAGCAGATGCGCATACAGCACTTAATAACGTTAAATTAGATGTTGCGAACTTCCGTCAGCGTACTGTAGACAATGGAAATGGCGGAAATAGTCTTCAAGCCCCCTCTGGATTAGGAGCGACATCAGCGTCGGAAGATTCCATACGATTATCATGGCGTGATAATTCTAGTGAAGAAACACAATTCGTTATTCAGCGATCTAGGCAAAGCGATAGCGGTTTTACTCAGGTAGCAACGGCACCAAGTAACAGTACTAATTATATCGATGCCGGACTTACAGCTGGAACAACGTTTTATTATCGTGTACGCGCACTCAGTAATAACGCTCAATCTTCATGGTCCAACACTACTACAGCCACAACTAAAACACCGACAACATCAGTGCCCGCACCGTCTAACCTAGGTGCTCGTATTGCGTCTAATAATAATATTGCGCTTAATTGGAAGGATAATTCCCGAGGCGAAGATTACTTTCAAATCCAACGATCCGATGACAGTGGCGCTGAATTTAAAGACATCGCACGAGCTAGACGCGGCGAGACAAACTTTTTAGATTCCAATCTAAGCCCCGGCACATATTATTATCGAATAAAGGCTCATATTTCCGGAATGGATTCTTCCTGGTCAAATTCAGATAGTGCCATCATTGTTTCTGATGAAAATCCACCAACTGAATTATTAGACCTAAGTAAAATCGGTTTGCAGCTTTTCACGAACCAATACAGTCGTAACGCAAGCGCATACCTGACTAATAACGTTCATACATTAGTTCTTAGAAATAATGTATGGCTAGCTAGTTCCTCCATGTTTGATATAGACCGAAACACCATACTTGAGTTTGATTACAGCTCAAATGTATCAGGAGAAATTCATGGTATTGGCTTCGATGAAGACAGCAAGGCAAGCTCAAATCGTATATTTAAGTTAGGAGGAAGCCAAAACTGGGGTATTTCAGATTACGCTTACATAGGCGATGGTGAAATTCAGTCATTTCAGATTCCCGTTGGACAATACTTTACTGGCAGAATGAAACTAGTTTTAGCCAACGACAATGATAAAGGATCTGGTAATGTGAGCTATTTTTCAAATATCAGGATTATAAATGGCGAAAGTGGTGATCTTTTAGACTCCTTAGACATATTCGAATTTGGCTTAGAATACATTAATCACGACACTGCAATTATTTACCACATAGCGGATATTGATAAAAATACACCACCGACACTATGTGTTAATGATGACTGTGGAACCGCTGAACGTGTAAATAACCGCTATGAACGCGAGGTCGAAATTAAGACGGATCAGTCTTACCTTATAGAATATCGTACAGAAGAGAATGATTCTGAGCAGTGCGTAAACGTTGCTATTGTTGATTACACTAAACAAGGTGCGGGCGTTAAAGGATCAAACTGTAAGTAG
- a CDS encoding cohesin domain-containing protein, with product MNTYHLHIKSILFSLLLLNTAHSYVEATAQITWDKEHVHVGEVITLRIDLKNMPNVYGVQFEANYNKKRIKPIFEKDKKSVQLGSLWKDKNSFSLKNNVNTDNGKIELVHALLAPETSSSGHASLFKLSFASLNEGDISLDVEKLVFGTKEGKQVYPKIIQNTQPLILAKNANRPSNMLASPIAISTYLVLLLVTAFIVYYVRNRRLILKQA from the coding sequence ATGAACACTTATCATCTGCATATAAAAAGTATCTTATTTAGCCTTTTATTGTTAAACACGGCCCATAGCTACGTAGAAGCAACAGCACAAATAACATGGGATAAAGAGCATGTTCACGTCGGTGAAGTAATTACATTGCGCATAGATCTTAAAAACATGCCTAATGTCTACGGTGTGCAATTTGAAGCTAACTACAATAAAAAACGTATTAAACCAATATTTGAGAAAGATAAAAAATCAGTTCAACTTGGCAGTCTATGGAAAGATAAAAACAGCTTTTCACTGAAAAACAACGTTAATACCGATAATGGAAAAATAGAGCTTGTACATGCCCTGCTTGCACCGGAGACATCGTCGAGTGGTCATGCAAGTTTATTTAAACTCAGCTTCGCAAGCTTAAATGAAGGGGATATATCTTTAGATGTGGAAAAGCTTGTTTTTGGCACCAAAGAAGGCAAGCAGGTTTACCCAAAAATCATCCAAAATACTCAGCCGCTTATTTTAGCAAAAAATGCTAACCGCCCCTCAAATATGCTTGCTAGCCCTATAGCAATAAGTACTTATTTAGTATTGCTGTTAGTAACTGCTTTTATTGTTTATTACGTTAGAAATAGACGCCTTATACTTAAGCAAGCTTAG